From the genome of Nicotiana tabacum cultivar K326 chromosome 17, ASM71507v2, whole genome shotgun sequence:
acgtttatttaagtgggggagaatgtaacaccccaaaaaaatTTCGAAGTGTTTTAAGACTATTAAGAAGATTGGCAGgtactaattatattaattcgggtatgaacaaaACTGATAATTtaaatgatatcaattgatcataataatatatgtattaggtgaattaagaatggtttatggtctaagaagagccctaaggttaagtcaagttgaaaattatatgatggaATCAAATTTCAAGTGAGTTTGTATAAGACCTAatttcaaatgagcataactATCTAGATATGAATATTTATATGGAGTACAACCTATCAcaagaaaggtctatgtgtctagtttctaatgcttcaaagAGTTTGTCATTTGGAGATTCCTACAATAAGTTATGACCTATTTACTAAAGGGTGGCAGAACAGCTACGCGAgtcttgcgtagcctacgcagcGTAGCCTACGCACCATTGCGTAGGCAAATCCAGCAGCTTCCAACTGAAGGGGGATAAAAGTTCACCCTGCATAGCCTTTGTGCGTAGCCTACGCAGGGAGGCTACGCGGGTTTAGGGGCCATTCTAAAGGGGCTGAAACAAggggtttagagagagaaaatattagttcttcaacttggaattgatttctatagAGAAGATggagctcttccaccatggatacacttcaagaTAAGTTGTTTTGGCACAAGGATGATTATATCATTTAATGATAAcactaacattattatggatcaaatctATAGAAAATtggttgaatcttcaagaacaccaaaaagaggaaaagtgagattctttcaccaagaggtaatcccttcacttgagcttcatatatatgtcatattggagtatgggtagcatgtttatgagctttatttgaagttataatgggatattgtatgaaccctaagggtgAGTCTTGAGAATGCCatttttgggtaaagatgggtgattgggagtatgattcttgggtgtaagagtattatttatacatacacgtaccaataaggtttgtggaaagattattgagttcaaatgggtaaatattgggttgaaaatggtagaaatcttcaaagactttaattgaacatttgagggtcgagttgatgtcggaatttggtgaaatttatatggttggactcgtgattggaTGAGCGTTCATAgtttataatttttgtcgggttccgaggcgtgattttgagtgcaattttgaattttattggaaaattagtttttcatatggaattaattcctataatttgaattgactgaatcgaattatttgtggctagattcgaggcgtttggaggtcgattcgcgaggcaaaggcattgcaaaataaagaattagacggtttgaggtaagtaacatttttaaatttggttctgggggtatgaaaccccggattatgtgttataggatcggttttgaggtgacgcacatgctaggtatcgggcgtgtaggcgtgcaccgtaggaattgtgacttggtcaaattccatggaactgtgtagttgaataacatgttgttatctgtacattctccatgtagtagagaaattgaactacaaatcatgtttagattatgtgttggtactgtagggacccacaaaggttgtatacatgttgaactatctgctaaattattattttgtactcagtcacagtttacttgtttattttatctcagtctctattgtccattattgatgcatcatatcattgttgtttgggctgattttcatgattattgagagcccgagagactggagagaattatgactaagtgaggccgagggcatgattgtgagatattatactatagcatgtgagttatccgtgcagcacgtgagttgtccgtgcggatccatatattatactatagcatatgagttatctgtgcagcacgtgagttatccgtgcggatccagatattgatactatagcacgtaagttgtccgtgcagcacgtgagttgtccgttcaACACGTGAGTTTTCCGCGCAGATTATTAGcttttgggctgtaggagcccctccggagtctgtacacacccccagtaagcgcaggtacctactgagtgcgagtgatgagtgattggAATGGCTAAGTGACTGTGGTCCTGaaaggatgcatttgatttcattactgttgCACTCcaactgtcatatatcactgttttggaaatttctgagagatattatcttatgtttcagttgaacttgacatgaaattactgttttggccttaaatgttgaacttgaaagcatgcctaccttattatgttggaaattactgtaattggactcagctgtgaagctcgtcactacttttagttctttatttagtattgttacttactgagttgttgtactcatactacaccatgcgcctcgtgtgcagatccaagtacttctggACACGGCGGTTGTTAGTTCTCGGAGTTTTATCTATTGGAgtttatcgaggtagctgcttggcgtctgcATGTCTTGactttctctttcctttcaattttgtactgttctatattttcaaacaatatttttagcaagcAGACTTTGTTGTCATTTAGATgcccatgtactcagtgacaccggattttgaaAATGTATTTTATGTCAGTGATTTGTGAGATTTTCTatgaaattcaaatattatgtttttaaatttaaaagaaattatggtttattgatgttgttggcttacctagtattgagataggtgcatcacgacaggtgtgatttttgggtcgtaacaataACATACCCGGTGTGATCGCACAAGTGGAGGCTTGGGGAGGGTAGCATGCACGCAAACCTTGTAaagatagagaggttatttccgataaaccctcggctcaagaaacacaagtaaagagaaaaatccatatataaaaaaaacagtaACCACAACCAGAAAATGAGATAATCGAAGTAAATAAATGACAGATAATATTAGACATCTAAGagtagaaatatgaaatacatcaGTGCTACAAGTATAAGAAATTAATACGGGTTTAAAGAAAACTAACGTTAGAATACTCACTAACCTACTACcgtaatcctcgacctccactcCCTCCCATCGAGGATCTTGTCCTCGGCAAACAGAAGATGTGTCATATCCTGCCTAATCAGCTGTCCCCAATACTTCTTCAacctacctctacctcttcttAGCTCCGCCGtagccaacctctcacacctcctcacagAAATATCTGTACATCTCATTtttacatgcccgaaccatctcagcctcgcttctcgcatcttgtccaCCACACCACTCCCACATTATCCCCAATATCTTTATTCTGAATCATGTATCTCTTAGTATGTTCACGCATCCATCTCAGCATTTTCATTttcgctactttcatcttctgcatATAAGAggtcttaactggccaacactccgCCACATACAACTTTCCAATTGGTAGGTCAtgtttcttaaaaaaataaagtaCATGTTTATGAGTAGCGAtagaaacaactttttttttcgTTACTCGAAGAAACTAAAAAATAGCAATCTCTAAGCCTtgctaaagaaaaaagaagtttgTAGCTTTCATTagtagtaaaaataaaaaaagatttgaTTTTTTAAACAAAGTGCCTTACATagaaattatttgtatttatcaaATTATCGCACCTTAATTTTTACATAAGTATATATTTCATTCTCTAAGTTCTTACCAAACTGTTCTTTTTAATATAACTTTTACATTTTAGTTAAATAATAAAGtctcttataataaatatttagaataatatatatatttaaataacaataataataataatcttaGAGTCATGTCATATTTTCATGGTTGATCTGGCTAAATACAAACCACAACTCTTCACATTGTCTTTTGAAACTATATTTAAAAAGATcatcaaaaagaacaaaaataaaagaatttgaTCAAACGGTCACGCAACAAGTTATCTTTCCATATTTTATTCAGCCATATTTTCCATATACATTATGTTTTTCATATATAACCAATCAAAAGTTGGAGACCAGACACGTCGACCCTAGGGTTTGCAAATGTAGGCTGAACGTGCGTCCACAACTAAAAGGTTCCGGGACCGCCCACCGTCCAGTAATCATCCACAAAGCACCGCCCCTCGCCTATGGATTTAGATTTTCATCGATCGTGATTTTCACGCGCATCTCTTGGCGAGTACGATTCATTATTTCCTAAATGGCCAATTTATACGATGAGCTGGATTGGTCCACGCACTCATTTAGATGCCAATACCAATGGCTATTTAGTAAATCTACGTAAATTCAAGGGCTAAATATTACCAATATTTGTCTCCTACCATAATAATTTCGTCCCCTATGAGTGATTTGATATTTGTACGCATATACGATAAACAGCAGCGAGGGAAAAGAAGTTACCCAAAGGATATTTGTGTTATGTCTGAGAGGGATCTTTCTTCTTTATActgatatttttatattatacagatctctctctttttctctctcctttcCGATTCCTCGCATCAGCCATGGGTATCTGGGAAGCTTTTCTCAATTGGCTTCGAAGgtatatttcctttttcttaatttatttttgtataatGAATTTTGCGAAGTATAATTGGTACAAACtacaaataataaagctaaataGGATCCTTATAATCTATCAACATTAATTTGAGATTCAGGCTTAGTTGATATGTCGTTGTTGACTTATGGCTttgagaataaataaataaatgggtaTTATTGTTAAAAGTATATGAATTTATTCTTTGGTTACGATCTGTCTTCCTTTTGTTTGTATCTTTTTTCGTATTTGGGTGTGTTATCTGTTGAACGGTTGATTAATGACTCTGGTCCTGAGACCTCATATTCGTTTTGTTTGAGATTTCTGGAATTTGGAAAAGGAGGATATTATTTTCTGcatctttttgttttgttttgttttgtttgcttAAGCCTTAATGAGTATAATAGTAATCATAATATTCCTATATATCATAGAAGTTTATATCACTGATTTCATCTCGTGGAAAAGAAATTGGAGTGGGAGATCAATGGCAGCAAACATTCAGTCTGTTTATCAGATATGGGCATAACATGGTTTTGGATTTTGAAGCTATCTGTCTATGAGATGTTGAACTGTCTATAAAAAGATGTTCTTTTTTCTCAATTCTATCCTTAGAGTTGTCTTATCTGAGCCTCTTCATCCAGTCCTGAAAGAGTTACTCTTGAGGTTACTAAACCTGTCTATTGTGCTTCACTACTACTCCTCCCACCAAGGCATGGAAACGAACACTAAAGATTTATTTTTTAAACAGTGCAAGGAGATTTTCTAGTTTGAAACGACAAGAAATCTGTTCTGTCCTTCGGTACAAGTGAGCGTTTTAGGATAAATCTGGTAGTTTTCATTCACATGTCATATTGGCCTGTTGAAAATTTGTATATCTTTTGCTACTATAAGAAGGGATTTCATATCTTCTCTTCCAAGGTTCCCGTGCCAGCTGAAATCATGTTTCTCTGTCCTTAGATGGTCTCTTATATTTAGCTCTCTTTGTTCTTGACAAGGTTTTGAGAATTTAATCCTTTTGTCATTGTATCCTTTTGGTTTATTTACTTTTCAGATTTGGCTGAACCATTTCCCTTCTTCTCTTATTTGAATTTTCCATCCTTGAAATTCTTACAGCTTTTGATCTTTCTACATTTTTTGCAAATTGATTAGTGTCTTCCTTGGGAGTCATTGCTCTATACAGATTCTTTGCCTGGTCAGTGATGACTACCTCTTATCagaaaataataaagtatatatgcTAATCCGAGAGGAGGTCTATTACCTAATTATGTTGTTGGAAACGCTTTTCATATTCTTAAAAGGACTAGATACTGAATGGTGAAACAATTTGTAAAGTAAATGTCTTTTGAGAAAGGTAACAACAACAATTTGTAAAGTAAATTTTCAGTgccctttttgcttttgtttgtTCGGCAGTTCATACTTCCCCTTGAGCTTCCATCATATGCAAATATTTCTCCTGAGCTTCAACTGGGGTTGTTCGGGAAATGAATGGACCGGAAACTAAAATCTGATAGTTGCCCATCCGTTTCAGTCTTGTGTTATCCCACCATGCTGTGTACTTTAGACATTGTAGGTGCTATTAGTATAAGGTCTTTCAATTGTGTTGTGTCTTCGTTAATTCTGAGTTTGGAACTTGATTGTTGAAACATATTGCTATCTTCTTTCTGAGGTGGACTTAAAAGTATAATACATATAGGAATTTCGATATTATAAATGCACTTGTGCTAATCATTATGTTTCCTTTGGCTCTTATGAAATGATTCCTCATGTCAAAACTTGCTTGTTCCTTCAGCCTCTTTTTTAAGCAGGAAATGGAGCTTTCATTGATAGGATTACAAAATGCGGGAAAAACATCTCTTGTAAATGTTATTGCTGTAAGTAAATTACTACTTAACATTCTAGTGCCAGCTCATCATTATGGTTTCACTTACTTTTGCTTCCACATAACCAATGGAATCTGATATCTTAATGGGTTTGTTCCTCCCTTCTCATTCGTAGACTGGTGGATACAGTGAAGACATGATACCAACAGTAAGTTTTCATCCTAAAGCATCTCATACTAGTTTTTAGTTTTTAGCCAGTTCTGCTAAATACTTCAAAGTGATTTTTCATAATTATacgattgttttttttttgtttgtattcAGGTGGGATTTAACATGCGCAAAGTGACTAAAGGAAATGTGACAATAAAATTGTGGGACCTTGGAGGTCAACCCAGATTCCGCAGCATGTGGGAGAGATACTGTCGCGCAGTTTCTGCTATAGTGTATGCATCTGCCTTCCAGCTTATTTGAATAACTTTAACAGATAGATCTAGATGAATCCATTTATACACTCAGTTATCACCTTTGCTTTTATTAGTAGGCTCACTTCTTTGTTAGCTATCCTGAGTGCTTTACGAGTTTGTGTAGTATAATAGTACTATTGAAGTATTAGAAGACAACACATGGTAAATGGTGTGTCTTCTTATGAATTGAGATGAATTTCATTTTTCTTCATGGTTTATAAATGAACAGTTTATGGAAGCTCATGGTTTACCTGATAAAATTATCCGATCTGGCGCTTGACAGATCTATGTTTTTATGCCTTGGATAGGTGGAATTCCTTGATCTTGACTGTCTCCATGTATTATAAAGGGGTGATGCTAAATAATGTACTTCCTCAGAGTTTTAGCAAATTTCAACGCATTCAAGTGTATTTACGCATATATGAATTTTTATATTATAGCCTATGAGTTATTTTGTTTCTGAATTCTTTAAATGCCCTTCCCTGCAGTTATGTTGTTGATGCCGCTGATCCTGATAACCTCAGCATTTCAAGTAGTGAACTCCATGACCTGCTGAGCAAGCCATCGCTGAGTGGTATTCCATTGCTTGTATTGGGGAACAAGATTGACAAGCCTGGTGCCCAGTCCAAGCAGGCTTTGACCGACCAGATGTAAGTGCAGAAAAGTACATGCAGAGTGATTGGTGGCCTTTTACGGCCTTAGTGTACATTATGGTTGGTTTGTGAGGGAGGGAAAAGTTTAATCTTTCAGTTCAGATCcataaaaatggaaaggaagCAAAAGAGATTTCACATGGTTTAGAAAAAGCTTTTGGTGGGGGATGCAAATgcctctgcatgtcctcctcttCATATCTAGTTGCAAAGAAAGATGGGATCTTAACCTTATCCCTCCTTCTACCCAACCCCAATCACATAGCTTTAACTCTCTCTATATGGAGTTATCTTAAAGAATATTATGCTGTTTTGCAGGGGATTGAAATCAATAACTGATAGAGAAGTGTGCTGCTATATGATCTCGTGCAAGAATTCCACCAATATTGACTCAGTCATTGATTGGCTTGTTAAGCACTCGAAATCAAAGAGCTAAGGATGACACACTTTTTTGTAGTACTGATTTGTATGTTAACTTGTGAGGCTATTGGTTTTTTCTGCTGGTTTCTCCAGAGTTCTCCTTGTATGTATATTAAATTATCTTGTCAATTGAAAGAGTTGTtgcatgtttttttttgtttttctttttgtgattTTCTGGGTCAGCTCTCTCTATTGCGTGCCTTTCCTCTTTTATAGTGTTTGCGAATTTGTGTGAAAGGGGACCTTTGATTTATTAGAAGAAAGAAACCTGAAGGATCATCACTTTTCTGTTATGTCGGAGCCCCAATTATTGATGCCAAATTATGTGTATTCTTTGATTATGTGAGCTTCAAACGATGATCTCTGGCAAATTCTCTTAACCTTGGAATGATGGGGACTTGTATTGCGTTGGTGAAGGGGGCAGTACAAGACTAAAATGCTTTTTTGTTTAGTATTATTTATCCTTCCAAAGTTTACTATTGTAAGAACATGATGCAAGTATTTTAATAacaaaaatacgtgatttatagTCAACATTATTATTTCTATATGTTGAGACGTAAATTGGTAAGTTTTAATATAAAAAGTTAAGAAATAATTTATTTGTAAAAGTAATGTGAGTCTAGTGCAACAGGAAATGTTCCAAAAACTGGTATTTGATTGTCagatttttttaagaaaaaaaaaaattctacaatacgagtagaaaataaattttcttttcaactatctcaactcttcatttcatctTACTGCTCAAATTAGAAATTTTGGAAGATAGATGCATCCCAAGCCATAGAGCGTCCCTGGTGAATCAAGATGGCAAGCATAAAGTCAAAAGAGTTGGACAAAATGATGAGGCAAGCGGCAAGGGAAATGGAGTCTGTCTAGAAAAGGCAGAATTATGACTTGTGGCAATTATGGAGAGGCAAACCACAATGCAGGGGATATAAAAAAGTATAGACCCAAAAATTCTGTTATTTATGAACATGTTATTATATTTCATTGTTATTAACTTTTTTTATTTACATTAAACAGCCATTGACTGGGCAGAAAGTGACAAAGAAGAAGCAGCCGTCAAATGATGGGCAGACATATAGGACTAAGAAATCAGCCAAAAGATAAAGGACTTTGCTTGATCAAGAcactgatgatgatgatgatgaagtgTTGGAGTCACAACTAGAAAGTGAAGATATCACTTTATCAGCACCCAAGTGTCTCAAACAAGTCAAGACTTTATGCCTACTCTAACTCTGGATCATTTTGATGCAAGATCAAGAAGGCTAAGAATTCAAGAAATTCAAGAAGCCAAGAATCCATTCAATattaggatttcttttccttaaaaattaaaatttcttatttcttatttcttatttcttatttcatagtaatttaattcttgttttagtagGATTATATATGTAGTTCTAGTCAAACTAGGATTGTTAGTTGGTATCCCATTCttactagaattttttttcctattttagttAGGATATGTTTTCTTAGccttattcttattctagtttaattaggattagttttcCTTAACCTTATTAAGTTTACTCATTGTAAAGCCTATTTAAATGGCtcaatatgctgaaaataaaGAGGGTGATTAGTTTTTCTAAATTTTTGCTTCAAAAACGTGAtttacattttatttttttattcttcctTTATTCAATGCTTCTTGCAATCTTGCGGGATTGAAGAACGTGTGGGTGAGGTTTCTTTCCATCTTATATTCTTCTAACATGAGTTTGAAGAACGCTTTCGCTAGTTTTGTGAAAAAATTTAGCGGGGTGCTTTtgttttctctcttctttgtacTTGAGATGTGCAAAACCTTGAAAGTACATCACATTTTTCAGATTTTGATCATGGTCTTGAACCTCCATTAAGGCCTAGTATTATATCAGAATCACATACTAGACTTATGGAAAGGCAGTGAACCTATTGATCTTCCATACTCCCTATTAAACTTGACATGGAAGGTAAATGCTGCAATCACTGGGAATCAACTGGAGATGCAAACAAAACAAAGAATCAGGAAgttgaagaaaagaaagaggCCTTGATAATTTGATTAGGACTTGTTTTGTTTTGTTAGTTG
Proteins encoded in this window:
- the LOC107775057 gene encoding ADP-ribosylation factor-like protein 8a is translated as MGIWEAFLNWLRSLFFKQEMELSLIGLQNAGKTSLVNVIATGGYSEDMIPTVGFNMRKVTKGNVTIKLWDLGGQPRFRSMWERYCRAVSAIVYVVDAADPDNLSISSSELHDLLSKPSLSGIPLLVLGNKIDKPGAQSKQALTDQMGLKSITDREVCCYMISCKNSTNIDSVIDWLVKHSKSKS